A section of the Polyangium spumosum genome encodes:
- the uvrA gene encoding excinuclease ABC subunit UvrA has product MDRLVIRGARQHNLKDVSLSLPRDRLVVITGPSGSGKSSLAFDTIYAEGQRRYVESLSAYARQFLEQLAKPDVESIEGLSPAIAIEQRALAKSPRSTVGTVTEISDYLRLLFARVGTPHCPSCGARIEAQTVQQIVDRILGLGEGARVTVLAPIARARRGELKLELDRLRREGFVRARIDGEVVDLGDEIVLDRTKAHDLDVVIDRIVVKEGVKGRVTDSVELALKLGEGRLLADPSTERSRAEPIWMSERFACIACGISLPPIEPRMFSFNGPHGACPACDGIGFRTRIDPERVVPDPKRTLREGAIVAWGRRGSLALSTETERAVTALGVNPDVPFRDLSEADRNALLFGTEATAAKGRRKAKEGYEGIVSRLERQLQQGEGVVSGEDDDELDDDVAGSEDIGRYAVTRVCDVCKGKRLRAEALAVKIADKNIADIGTMALRTVRSFLEGIAHKDGPLQPRERAIAEPLLRAVIARLGFLIDVGIDYLTLDRSAQTLSGGEGQRIRLATQIGAALVGVLYVLDEPSVGLHARDNARLLEALRRLVDLGNSVVVVEHDRDAILAADHVVDMGPGAGVHGGKVVAEGTPAEIAKNPLSVTGPWLSGEKHLPIPTKRRKGDGRVIKLVGARAHNLDGVNVEIPVGVLCAITGVSGSGKSSLIVDTLLPAARAALYRTSAPIGECDGIEGLTHIDKVISIDQAPIGRTPRSNPATYTGVFSLLREIYAGLPESRARGYKAGRFSFNVKGGRCEACQGDGVLRVEMHFLPDVFVTCETCGGKRYNRETLEVLYRGMSIADALELTVDQAIEQFEAIPRVRERLLALSRVGLGYIHLGQPATTISGGEAQRVKLARELARKATGRTLYVLDEPTTGLHFSDIEVLIGALSSLRDAGNTVVVIEHNLDVVACSDWVIDMGPEGGERGGSVVACGPPEHVAAVPESHTGRYLREVLESGRKRPTKRSK; this is encoded by the coding sequence ATGGATCGCCTGGTCATTCGCGGCGCTCGCCAGCACAACCTCAAGGACGTCAGCCTCTCGCTCCCGCGTGATCGGCTCGTCGTCATCACCGGCCCGAGCGGCTCGGGGAAGTCGTCGCTCGCGTTCGACACGATCTACGCCGAAGGACAACGACGTTACGTAGAGTCGCTTTCGGCGTACGCGCGGCAGTTCCTCGAGCAGCTCGCCAAGCCCGACGTGGAGTCGATCGAGGGCCTCTCGCCCGCGATCGCGATCGAGCAACGCGCGCTCGCGAAGAGCCCGCGCTCCACGGTCGGGACCGTGACGGAAATTTCGGACTACCTGCGCCTGCTCTTCGCGCGCGTGGGCACGCCGCACTGCCCGAGCTGCGGCGCGCGGATCGAGGCGCAGACGGTGCAGCAGATCGTCGACCGGATCCTCGGCCTCGGCGAGGGCGCGCGCGTGACGGTGCTCGCCCCGATCGCCCGCGCCCGCCGCGGCGAGCTCAAGCTGGAGCTCGATCGCCTCCGCCGCGAAGGTTTCGTTCGCGCGCGGATCGATGGAGAGGTCGTCGATCTGGGCGACGAGATCGTCCTCGATCGGACGAAGGCGCACGACCTCGACGTGGTGATCGACCGCATCGTGGTGAAGGAGGGCGTCAAGGGTCGGGTCACGGACTCGGTCGAGCTCGCGCTCAAGCTCGGCGAGGGGCGGCTGCTCGCGGATCCTTCGACCGAGCGGTCGCGCGCGGAGCCGATCTGGATGAGCGAGCGCTTCGCGTGCATCGCCTGCGGCATCTCGCTGCCGCCGATCGAGCCGCGGATGTTCTCGTTCAACGGCCCGCACGGCGCTTGCCCTGCGTGTGACGGCATCGGGTTCCGCACGCGGATCGATCCGGAGCGCGTGGTGCCGGACCCGAAGCGCACGCTGCGCGAGGGCGCGATCGTCGCGTGGGGCCGGCGTGGATCGCTCGCGTTGTCGACGGAGACCGAGCGCGCGGTGACCGCGCTCGGCGTGAACCCGGACGTGCCGTTCCGCGACCTCTCGGAGGCCGATCGCAACGCGTTGCTCTTCGGGACGGAGGCGACCGCGGCGAAGGGCCGTCGCAAGGCGAAGGAGGGTTACGAGGGGATCGTGTCGCGGCTCGAGCGGCAGCTCCAGCAGGGCGAGGGCGTGGTCTCCGGCGAGGACGACGACGAGCTCGACGACGACGTCGCGGGCTCGGAGGACATCGGCCGGTACGCGGTGACGCGCGTGTGTGACGTCTGCAAGGGCAAGCGCTTGCGGGCGGAGGCGCTCGCCGTGAAGATCGCGGACAAGAACATCGCCGACATCGGCACGATGGCGCTGCGCACGGTGCGCTCGTTCCTCGAGGGGATCGCGCACAAGGACGGGCCGCTCCAGCCGCGCGAGCGGGCGATCGCCGAGCCCTTGCTCCGCGCGGTGATCGCGCGGCTCGGCTTCCTCATCGACGTGGGCATCGACTACCTCACGCTCGATCGATCGGCGCAGACGCTATCCGGCGGCGAGGGGCAACGCATCCGGCTGGCGACGCAGATCGGCGCGGCGCTCGTGGGCGTCTTGTACGTGCTCGACGAGCCGAGCGTAGGCCTGCACGCGCGCGACAACGCGCGGCTGCTCGAGGCGCTGCGCAGGCTCGTGGATCTCGGCAACAGCGTGGTCGTGGTCGAGCACGACAGGGACGCGATCCTCGCGGCCGATCACGTGGTCGACATGGGGCCGGGGGCCGGCGTGCACGGCGGCAAGGTCGTGGCCGAAGGGACGCCGGCGGAGATCGCGAAGAACCCGCTCTCGGTCACCGGGCCCTGGCTCTCCGGCGAGAAACACCTGCCGATCCCGACGAAACGTCGCAAGGGCGACGGGCGCGTGATCAAGCTCGTGGGCGCGCGCGCGCACAACCTCGACGGCGTGAACGTGGAGATCCCCGTCGGCGTTCTTTGCGCGATCACGGGCGTCTCTGGCTCGGGCAAGTCGAGCCTCATCGTGGACACGCTCCTGCCCGCGGCGCGCGCCGCGCTCTACCGCACGAGCGCGCCGATCGGCGAGTGCGACGGCATCGAGGGCCTCACGCACATCGACAAGGTCATCTCCATCGATCAGGCGCCCATCGGGCGCACGCCGCGTTCGAACCCGGCCACGTACACCGGCGTCTTCAGCTTGCTGCGCGAGATCTACGCCGGCCTGCCCGAGTCACGCGCGCGTGGCTACAAGGCCGGGCGCTTCTCGTTCAACGTGAAGGGCGGGAGATGCGAGGCTTGCCAGGGCGACGGCGTGCTCCGCGTCGAGATGCACTTCTTGCCGGACGTGTTCGTCACGTGCGAGACCTGCGGCGGCAAGCGGTACAACCGCGAGACGCTCGAGGTCCTCTACCGCGGCATGTCGATCGCCGACGCGCTCGAGCTGACGGTGGATCAGGCGATCGAGCAGTTCGAGGCGATCCCGCGCGTGCGCGAGCGGCTCCTGGCGCTCTCGCGCGTGGGCCTCGGCTACATCCACCTCGGACAACCGGCGACCACGATCTCCGGCGGCGAAGCGCAACGCGTCAAGCTCGCGCGAGAGCTCGCGCGGAAGGCCACGGGGCGCACGCTGTATGTCCTCGACGAACCCACGACGGGCCTCCATTTTTCGGACATCGAGGTCCTCATCGGCGCGCTCTCGAGCTTGCGCGACGCGGGGAACACGGTCGTGGTGATCGAGCACAACCTCGACGTGGTCGCGTGCAGCGACTGGGTGATCGACATGGGGCCGGAGGGCGGCGAGCGCGGCGGGTCGGTCGTGGCGTGTGGGCCGCCGGAGCACGTGGCCGCGGTGCCGGAGTCACATACCGGGCGTTACCTGCGCGAGGTCCTGGAGTCCGGGCGCAAGCGGCCGACGAAGCGCTCGAAGTAG
- a CDS encoding TraR/DksA family transcriptional regulator has product MNKAQLKKFKALLEAKRDEIVKKAKQTLSEDMALDASDLPDEMDLASSEYLQSFTFRLRGREKSFLDKIEKALIKIEDGTFGQCEECEEEIAQKRLEARPETSLCIRCKEDQERAEKDYG; this is encoded by the coding sequence ATGAACAAGGCCCAGCTCAAGAAGTTCAAGGCTTTGCTCGAGGCGAAGCGGGACGAGATCGTCAAGAAAGCAAAGCAGACGCTGAGTGAGGACATGGCCCTCGACGCGAGTGATCTCCCCGATGAGATGGACCTCGCCTCGAGCGAGTATCTGCAATCCTTCACGTTCCGCCTGCGCGGCCGGGAGAAGTCGTTCCTCGACAAGATCGAGAAGGCGCTGATCAAGATCGAAGACGGGACGTTCGGTCAGTGCGAGGAGTGCGAGGAAGAGATCGCGCAGAAGCGCCTCGAAGCCCGCCCCGAGACGAGCCTCTGCATCCGCTGCAAAGAGGATCAAGAGCGCGCCGAGAAGGACTACGGCTGA
- a CDS encoding response regulator, with protein sequence MEAKENTTPTPTTTTTNQPELFTASDVARFCQVDLKTIHNWADKGEIRHFRTPGRHLRFRRLDVLDFLRKYGYPIPEVLRLGKPKVVAVDDDPVVLASLRKALSKRFELTTFQDPFDALVAVGSIQPDAMIFDVRMPGLDGVKCLERLRSIDTTSHIRCIVYSDAEEMKKNATEAGAYDFIKKGEAAELRDSLERLMGLERE encoded by the coding sequence ATGGAAGCCAAAGAAAATACGACGCCGACGCCGACCACGACCACGACGAACCAGCCGGAGCTGTTCACCGCGAGCGACGTGGCGCGGTTTTGCCAGGTGGATCTGAAGACGATCCACAACTGGGCGGACAAGGGGGAAATCCGGCATTTCCGGACGCCGGGCAGGCACCTGCGCTTCCGGAGGCTCGACGTCCTCGATTTCCTGCGGAAGTACGGCTACCCGATCCCCGAGGTCCTGCGCCTCGGCAAACCCAAGGTCGTGGCCGTCGACGACGATCCGGTCGTGCTCGCCTCGCTGCGCAAGGCGCTGAGCAAGCGGTTCGAGCTGACCACGTTCCAGGATCCCTTCGACGCGCTCGTGGCCGTCGGGAGCATCCAGCCGGACGCGATGATCTTCGACGTGCGCATGCCCGGCCTCGACGGCGTGAAGTGCCTCGAGCGGCTGCGCTCGATCGACACGACGAGCCACATCCGCTGCATCGTCTACTCGGACGCCGAGGAGATGAAGAAAAACGCGACGGAGGCCGGGGCCTACGACTTCATCAAGAAGGGCGAGGCCGCGGAGCTGCGCGACTCGCTCGAGCGGCTCATGGGCCTCGAGCGGGAGTGA
- a CDS encoding N-acetylmuramoyl-L-alanine amidase, which yields MESDTGILRKMCSGPATRGVAAGAAPSFAVHRRTAVQRRHRIPALPAAVILFAFGSLLLGCRSGASSPPAPPPSDEQRAQALLDPAAPLPPRAEVVALADAVAIASSRAGRNERGAALARLAADLRARAYRLDQAEADAREALELYAASASAAAGTLQGCEADRRRALLAGELARDAAVSYRETYLASRRQAVLAPRTPCHAALERTLAVAFAYRPRGDALRALEHEGDLASEAASRGVTAPSAFVASPPPSGEVSPESAPPSPAARSAAAEGQVVVTPKDTTAAKEPVKITAIEPFGSEKGGRVVIHLSGPTTFQVGTLAADAAAGKDARVFVDVARASFKGVPRETEVSGVVRRVRLGAQENGGTRVVLDLAASLYRRVFYLPDPFRIVVDVSTRPPVRKDEQDASGKREVRRVVLDPGHGGNDTGAVGPTGLKEKDVTLDIAHRAATIVSRELGVETMLTRDDDTFVPLDLRTARANAFHADLFVSIHCNASENGQARGPMTFSLDRVRDPEGLAMRVAARENASRPRKSGEAGDARSIDEEMALIASNLDVGDLMARSRHVADLVQRAALASLGVRWPDTKDQGTKTAGFFVLVGADMPAVLFETSFISNPDDEARLATADYRQKLADAVANAIRAYREGK from the coding sequence GTGGAGTCGGACACGGGGATCCTCCGGAAGATGTGCTCGGGCCCCGCGACGCGTGGGGTCGCCGCGGGCGCTGCCCCGTCGTTCGCGGTCCACCGGCGTACCGCGGTGCAGCGCCGCCATCGTATCCCCGCCCTCCCCGCGGCGGTGATCCTTTTTGCGTTCGGGTCGCTCCTCCTCGGCTGTCGCTCGGGTGCGTCGAGCCCACCCGCGCCGCCCCCGAGCGACGAACAACGCGCCCAGGCCCTGCTCGATCCGGCCGCGCCGCTCCCCCCGCGGGCCGAGGTCGTCGCCCTCGCCGATGCCGTCGCCATCGCCTCCTCCCGCGCGGGCCGCAACGAACGCGGCGCCGCCCTCGCCCGGCTCGCGGCCGACCTCCGCGCCCGCGCCTATCGCCTCGACCAGGCCGAGGCCGACGCCCGCGAGGCCCTCGAGCTCTACGCCGCCTCCGCGAGCGCCGCCGCCGGCACCCTCCAGGGTTGCGAGGCCGATCGCCGCCGCGCCCTGCTCGCCGGCGAGCTCGCCCGCGACGCCGCCGTCTCCTACCGCGAGACCTACCTCGCCTCGCGCCGCCAGGCCGTCCTCGCCCCGCGCACGCCTTGCCACGCGGCCCTCGAGCGCACCCTCGCCGTCGCGTTCGCCTACCGCCCCCGCGGCGACGCGCTCCGCGCCCTCGAACACGAAGGCGACCTCGCCTCCGAGGCCGCCTCGCGTGGCGTGACGGCCCCCTCGGCCTTCGTGGCCTCCCCGCCGCCCTCGGGTGAGGTCTCGCCCGAATCCGCGCCTCCGTCGCCCGCGGCCCGGAGCGCCGCGGCCGAGGGCCAGGTCGTCGTGACCCCGAAGGACACGACCGCGGCCAAGGAGCCGGTGAAGATCACGGCGATCGAGCCCTTCGGCTCCGAGAAGGGGGGCCGCGTGGTCATCCACCTGAGCGGCCCGACCACCTTCCAGGTCGGCACCCTCGCCGCCGACGCCGCCGCGGGCAAGGACGCGCGTGTCTTCGTCGACGTCGCCCGCGCGAGCTTCAAGGGCGTCCCGCGCGAGACCGAGGTCTCCGGCGTCGTGCGCCGCGTCCGCCTCGGCGCCCAGGAGAACGGCGGCACCCGCGTCGTCCTCGACCTCGCCGCCTCCCTCTATCGCCGCGTCTTTTACCTACCCGACCCCTTCCGCATCGTCGTCGACGTGAGCACGCGCCCGCCGGTCCGGAAGGACGAACAGGACGCCTCGGGCAAACGCGAGGTCCGTCGCGTCGTCCTCGATCCCGGCCACGGCGGCAACGACACCGGCGCCGTCGGGCCCACGGGCCTCAAGGAGAAGGACGTCACGCTCGACATCGCGCACCGCGCCGCGACCATCGTCTCGCGCGAGCTCGGCGTCGAGACGATGCTCACGCGCGACGACGACACGTTCGTCCCCCTGGATCTCCGCACCGCGCGCGCCAATGCGTTCCACGCGGACCTCTTCGTCTCGATCCACTGCAACGCGTCCGAGAACGGACAGGCGCGTGGACCCATGACGTTCTCGCTCGATCGCGTGCGCGATCCCGAGGGCCTTGCCATGCGCGTCGCCGCCCGGGAGAATGCCTCCCGCCCGCGCAAGAGCGGCGAAGCGGGCGACGCGCGCTCCATCGACGAGGAGATGGCCCTCATCGCGTCGAACCTCGACGTCGGGGATCTCATGGCGCGATCGCGCCACGTCGCCGATCTGGTCCAGCGCGCCGCGCTCGCGTCGCTCGGCGTGCGCTGGCCCGACACGAAGGATCAAGGCACGAAGACCGCGGGGTTCTTCGTGCTCGTCGGCGCGGACATGCCCGCCGTCCTGTTCGAGACCTCGTTCATCTCGAACCCGGACGACGAGGCGCGTCTCGCCACGGCCGACTATCGGCAGAAGCTGGCCGACGCCGTGGCGAACGCGATCCGCGCCTACCGCGAAGGGAAGTGA
- a CDS encoding YbjN domain-containing protein encodes MSDSTPTSIPIYADRLSGQNFADATTMVNAYLGRYVAKYLPASDAGHEGHVLDDGGYAHVQRGAVTIGINVLERQGVLMIFAPIMAVPARGREGFYRKLLELSFVRTSDAAFAIDAARDDVVVRCLRRLSALDYEEFEDIVTTVGDVADEWQNKLVAEFGSNEKAASAFGD; translated from the coding sequence GTGTCCGACTCCACGCCCACCTCGATCCCGATCTACGCCGACCGGCTCTCGGGCCAGAACTTTGCCGACGCGACCACGATGGTCAACGCGTATCTCGGCCGCTACGTCGCGAAATACCTGCCGGCGAGCGACGCGGGTCACGAGGGGCACGTGCTCGACGACGGCGGATATGCCCACGTGCAACGCGGCGCGGTGACGATCGGGATCAACGTGCTCGAGCGGCAGGGCGTGCTGATGATCTTCGCGCCGATCATGGCGGTGCCGGCGCGGGGGCGGGAGGGTTTTTACCGGAAGCTGCTCGAGCTCTCGTTCGTGCGGACGAGCGACGCGGCGTTCGCGATCGACGCGGCGCGCGACGACGTGGTCGTGCGGTGTTTGCGGCGCCTGTCCGCGCTCGACTACGAGGAGTTCGAGGACATCGTGACGACCGTGGGGGACGTGGCGGACGAGTGGCAGAACAAACTCGTCGCCGAGTTCGGGTCGAACGAAAAAGCCGCCTCCGCGTTCGGCGACTGA
- a CDS encoding tetratricopeptide repeat protein, whose product MKTRACATALFLSLTVPALLGEAGIAPDLMEARAFAQTDAVTEVARQRYLDGVKAFDAGRFEDARSAFLQAYALKRHPAVLLNLGQSELRSNHPEDAGMHLQQFLREMPSASPEQKATAEKGIADAKRKTGHIVVIVDANGADIAVDGTSYGKSPLLNVIFVKPGAHTVTATYGGKTATTKVDAKLGSASAANLVLGVAGAATPPPPPPPPPPPPPPPAAPPPTQATPPATGPSTPYGAQPSTGTPPEGTTTASAGYPPVDPAGTTLPPPDTGADTTTSTREPFFHWYKRKPIAWVGSGVTVVGLGLGIGFSIGASVASNKADQHAAEIRTFAATDPSTNFGANPPCGSTEAAGSDLPNYEQACSVLRKDLSDYDTNIAVATTGWVLFGVGAIGTGVYALLDWYLPKKNTSTTTTGASDGPRVLAVTPSVSSTYQGLGVVGTF is encoded by the coding sequence ATGAAGACACGCGCCTGCGCCACCGCCTTGTTCCTCTCGCTCACGGTCCCCGCCCTCCTCGGCGAGGCGGGGATCGCTCCCGACCTCATGGAAGCACGCGCGTTCGCGCAGACGGACGCCGTGACCGAGGTCGCTCGACAACGCTACCTGGACGGCGTGAAGGCGTTCGACGCCGGTCGCTTCGAGGACGCTCGCTCCGCGTTCTTGCAAGCCTACGCGCTGAAGCGTCACCCCGCCGTGCTGCTCAACCTCGGCCAGAGCGAGCTGCGCTCGAACCACCCCGAGGACGCAGGCATGCACCTGCAGCAGTTCCTCCGCGAGATGCCCTCGGCCTCGCCCGAGCAAAAGGCCACGGCCGAGAAGGGCATCGCCGATGCGAAGCGGAAGACGGGGCACATCGTGGTCATCGTCGACGCGAACGGCGCGGACATCGCGGTCGACGGCACGAGCTACGGCAAGTCGCCGCTGCTCAACGTGATCTTCGTGAAGCCGGGCGCGCACACCGTCACCGCGACGTACGGCGGCAAGACGGCCACCACGAAGGTCGACGCGAAGCTCGGCTCGGCCAGCGCAGCGAACCTCGTGCTCGGCGTCGCGGGCGCAGCGACGCCGCCTCCTCCGCCGCCGCCCCCGCCGCCTCCTCCGCCGCCTCCGGCCGCGCCGCCGCCCACGCAAGCGACGCCGCCCGCGACCGGCCCGTCGACCCCGTACGGCGCGCAGCCGAGCACGGGGACGCCGCCCGAGGGCACCACGACCGCGAGCGCGGGTTATCCGCCGGTCGATCCGGCCGGCACCACGCTGCCCCCGCCGGACACGGGCGCCGACACGACCACGAGCACGCGTGAGCCGTTCTTCCACTGGTACAAGCGCAAGCCCATCGCCTGGGTCGGCTCGGGCGTGACGGTGGTCGGCCTCGGCCTCGGCATCGGCTTCTCGATCGGCGCGAGCGTCGCGAGCAACAAGGCCGACCAGCACGCCGCCGAGATCCGCACGTTCGCCGCGACCGATCCGAGCACGAACTTCGGCGCGAACCCGCCCTGCGGATCGACCGAGGCAGCCGGCAGCGACCTGCCGAACTACGAGCAGGCGTGCAGCGTGCTCCGCAAGGATCTCTCCGACTACGACACGAACATCGCCGTCGCCACGACCGGCTGGGTGCTCTTTGGCGTCGGCGCGATCGGCACGGGCGTCTACGCGCTGCTCGACTGGTACCTGCCGAAGAAAAACACGAGCACGACCACGACCGGCGCGAGCGACGGGCCGCGTGTCCTCGCCGTCACGCCGAGCGTCTCGTCGACGTATCAAGGGCTCGGCGTCGTCGGCACGTTCTGA
- a CDS encoding sigma 54-interacting transcriptional regulator codes for MSNEHTRDATVEIGGGDAALGAAWICVDDGGDERVARLGPGEEIVLGSGEGAHVRLVDRTVSAQHAALVHRGSVIEARDLGSRNGMRVAGTRVARAFLSTGSTLELGRAVVRVEGRAIEAAPRIDAPLPHLVGRSAPMRRLGGAVRRLAPLKLPVMIRGESGTGKDLVARALHDESPRKGRPFVALNAATISRELAESELFGHQRGAFTGALRDRRGAFREAHTGTLFLDEIAALPLDVQAKLLRVVEEGLVRPLGAETSTAVDVRLVVATCEPLEQMVAARRFRADLYERLAVCFVRVPPLRERTEDIAALCAHLFVTSELGPRALSPGAIAALRGEKWPGNVRELRNVIVQAAVRAPGVIEAEHVTSVLAERGGRRVRLRPDDARKIFEEAGGNTSEAARRAEVPRSTMRDLLRAAGVRASARQNVPTTPSP; via the coding sequence GTGAGCAACGAACACACGCGAGACGCGACGGTGGAGATCGGCGGAGGCGACGCGGCGCTCGGCGCTGCGTGGATCTGCGTGGACGACGGCGGAGACGAGCGCGTGGCGCGGCTCGGGCCCGGCGAGGAGATCGTCCTCGGCTCGGGGGAGGGCGCGCACGTGCGGCTCGTCGATCGCACGGTGAGCGCGCAGCACGCCGCGCTCGTGCATCGAGGCAGCGTGATCGAGGCGCGTGATCTCGGATCACGCAACGGGATGCGAGTCGCGGGCACGCGGGTCGCGCGCGCGTTTTTGTCGACGGGCAGCACGCTCGAGCTCGGCCGCGCCGTGGTGCGCGTCGAGGGGAGGGCGATCGAGGCAGCGCCGCGGATCGACGCGCCGCTGCCGCACCTCGTGGGGCGGAGCGCGCCGATGCGTCGGCTCGGCGGCGCGGTGCGCAGGCTCGCGCCGCTCAAGCTGCCCGTGATGATCCGCGGCGAGTCGGGCACGGGCAAGGACCTCGTGGCGCGCGCGCTGCACGACGAGAGCCCGCGCAAGGGCAGGCCGTTCGTCGCGCTGAACGCGGCGACGATCTCGCGCGAGCTCGCCGAGTCGGAGCTCTTCGGCCATCAGCGCGGCGCGTTCACGGGCGCGCTGCGGGATCGGCGCGGGGCGTTCCGCGAGGCGCACACGGGCACGCTTTTCCTCGACGAGATCGCGGCGCTGCCGCTCGACGTGCAAGCGAAGCTCCTGCGCGTGGTCGAGGAGGGGCTCGTGCGGCCGCTCGGCGCGGAGACGTCGACGGCCGTCGACGTGCGGCTCGTGGTGGCGACGTGCGAGCCGCTCGAGCAGATGGTGGCGGCGCGGCGCTTTCGTGCCGACCTGTACGAGCGGCTCGCGGTGTGCTTCGTGCGTGTGCCGCCGCTGCGCGAGCGCACCGAGGACATCGCGGCGCTCTGCGCGCACCTCTTCGTGACGTCGGAGCTCGGCCCGCGCGCGCTCTCACCCGGCGCGATCGCGGCGCTGCGCGGGGAGAAGTGGCCTGGCAACGTGCGCGAGCTGCGGAACGTGATCGTGCAGGCGGCCGTACGCGCGCCGGGCGTGATCGAGGCCGAGCACGTGACGAGCGTGCTCGCGGAGCGCGGCGGGCGGCGCGTGCGGCTGCGGCCGGACGACGCGCGCAAGATCTTCGAGGAGGCAGGAGGGAACACGAGTGAAGCCGCGCGGCGGGCCGAGGTCCCGCGATCGACGATGCGGGACCTCTTGCGCGCGGCGGGCGTGAGGGCGAGCGCTCGTCAGAACGTGCCGACGACGCCGAGCCCTTGA
- a CDS encoding Stp1/IreP family PP2C-type Ser/Thr phosphatase, producing the protein MSKTQPRHALRLVAAGMTDVGRQRRHNEDNVLVAQSLDLFVVADGMGGHSTGHVASALTATSMQNFFEATAQGDLPLPTPNDEVDLPRPAERLVQAVRKANRDVYEISSTHKEHRGMGSTIVAIHYDGDQNLHIAHVGDSRCYRIRDGAIEQLTRDHSLINDALALKPDLTEDELSRLPKNVITRALGMKDAVKVDVQTVRIEPGDMFLLCSDGLSGMISNDQILEVFDLTSDLSEACELLIAMANEAGGVDNISALLVRADDTPPPSEAQIDAAEVDAPELAVEEVAASIPFSQRYRDIQDAPSVRSYRPPPPEDPVDEVVVAADLDALREVMSPDDLAMLAAGGDVEVDGPRSIDEIRVARCRRCDHELYVGNTFCTECGLKIESD; encoded by the coding sequence ATGTCCAAGACCCAGCCGCGCCACGCCCTTCGCCTCGTGGCCGCGGGCATGACCGACGTAGGCCGCCAGCGCAGGCACAACGAAGACAACGTGCTCGTGGCGCAGAGCCTCGACCTCTTCGTGGTGGCCGACGGAATGGGCGGACATTCCACGGGACACGTCGCCAGCGCCCTCACGGCGACCTCGATGCAGAACTTCTTCGAGGCCACGGCGCAAGGCGATCTGCCCTTGCCCACGCCGAACGACGAGGTCGATCTGCCGCGCCCCGCCGAGCGCCTCGTGCAGGCCGTGCGCAAGGCGAACCGCGACGTCTACGAGATCTCGTCGACGCACAAAGAGCACCGCGGCATGGGCTCGACGATCGTCGCGATCCACTACGACGGCGATCAGAACCTGCACATCGCGCACGTCGGCGACAGCCGTTGCTATCGCATCCGCGACGGCGCCATCGAGCAGCTCACGCGTGATCACTCGCTCATCAACGACGCGCTCGCGCTCAAGCCCGATCTCACCGAGGACGAGCTCTCGCGCCTGCCGAAGAACGTGATCACACGCGCGCTCGGCATGAAGGACGCGGTGAAGGTCGACGTGCAGACCGTGCGGATCGAGCCGGGCGACATGTTCCTGCTCTGCTCCGATGGTCTGAGTGGTATGATCTCCAACGATCAGATCCTCGAGGTCTTCGATCTGACGAGTGATCTGTCGGAGGCGTGCGAGCTGCTCATCGCGATGGCGAACGAGGCAGGCGGCGTCGACAACATCTCGGCGCTGCTCGTGCGCGCCGACGACACGCCGCCGCCCTCGGAGGCGCAGATCGATGCGGCGGAGGTCGACGCGCCGGAGCTCGCCGTGGAGGAGGTCGCCGCCTCGATCCCGTTCTCGCAGCGCTACCGCGACATCCAGGACGCGCCGAGCGTGCGCTCGTACCGCCCGCCGCCGCCCGAAGATCCCGTCGACGAGGTCGTCGTCGCCGCGGACCTCGACGCGCTGCGGGAGGTCATGAGCCCGGACGACCTCGCGATGCTCGCGGCGGGCGGCGACGTCGAGGTCGATGGTCCTCGCTCGATCGACGAGATCCGCGTGGCGCGCTGCCGGCGCTGTGATCACGAGCTCTACGTCGGCAACACCTTCTGCACCGAGTGCGGTCTCAAGATCGAAAGCGACTGA